One Nocardiopsis gilva YIM 90087 genomic window, TCGTGGACCTGTTCGTACTGGGCGGCGAAGAACTCGGCCGACATCAGCGAGCGCGGGTGACCCGCGCGGAGTGGCGGGCTCCCCCGGTCGGACAGGAAGGTGTTGATGTCGGGCTGCACGATGATCGGCGCACGGCGAGCATCCGGGTCGTAAGCGACCACGATAAGGGGCAGGATTGGTCGATGGGTGTGGTGCGGGCCGGTGATCGCGTGGATGACGGCGTCACCGCCCGCCCTGATCGACCAGGTGCCGCGGGGCAGGGTATCGACGCGTGCCTCACCACGTCCGCGGGTCGACGGCATGCCGATGGCCCGCCGGGCGGGGGGACCTGGCGGGTCCGGCAAGATCACACGAGCAAGCGGCGTCAAACAGTGTCATCCGGTGGCGGATCAGCGCCGCCCTCACCCCCGCCGGTGTCCTCAGCCGGCGGGCGCGCACCCCGGTCAGGGCGGTCGGTGCGGTGGGGGAGCTCGGGACCGCCCGGCGCCCGCGGCGGCGGGGGGTGGGGCGGGTGGGGCCTGTGCCGTGGGCGGGGCCGCTGGGCCCAGCCGCGCTCCCGCGCCCGGCGGTGCTCCTTCTCCAGGTTGTGGAACCGGCAGAGTGGTTGGGCGTTGGACAGGTCCGAGGGGCCGCCGTCCCACCAGGCGACCTTGTGGTCGGCCTGGCACCACGCGATCAGCCGGTCGCACCCACCCTCCCACGCACACCTCTGGCGCTGCACCAGCAGAGCGGTGCGCACCGCCGGGGAGAACAACCGCTGGGCATAACCCACATCCAGCGGCTGCCCGCTGACCGGATCACACACCACCCGCCGCAGCACACCATCCGAAGCGTGCGCCCGGGCCGCCGAGGCCGGCCACAGGGTGCCGTACTCACTGACCGCCGGACCCGCCCCCTCCTGGCCCTGCAGCAGGTCGAGCCCGACCACCAACGCCACCGGGTTGGCACCGGCCCTGCGGCGCGGCGCCTGCTCGGCGGGCAGCTCCACCACGGTCTGGCACATCTCGACCAACGCGTCATGGGTGCGCTGGTAGGAGGAGCGCTCCTCCCCCTCCGTGGCCGGCGGGGCCAAAAAGGCGTCCAGCGCGTTGCGCAACACGTCCCCCGACGCCTCGTCCCCCCAGGCCTCCAGGTGGAAGGAGTCATCCATCCCCCGGATAAACCTCGCACCCCGGCCCGCATAGCGGTCCTGGTACTCCTTCTCCTGACGCGCCGGGTCCAACGTGTAGCGCAACCGCCGTCCGACCTGGTCCAGGCCCCACACCGTCACCCCCGGCTCACACGCCAACCCCAACAACGGACCCTCAGCCGTGTGGGCGAAGGCCTCGGCCTCCGGCCACCGCTGCACCGACCGGCAGGCCAGGCCCTCGTTGACCCAGTGGGCGATGCGCTCCAGCTTCGCCAGAGAGATCTCGCCCTGCTGGTAGGCCTGCTCGGACTCCTCCAGATGCGCCGAGCGGTGGGCCAACGACGCCAGCTGGCGCGCTTCGGCCGGAGACCGGTGCGCGGTGTGCTGCAACCAATGCGACAGCCTGAACTGCCCCGAGCCCACCAGCCCACCACGCGCCTCGAACACCCCCGCAGCATCGGCCGCAGCGAGCTTCACCTCATCCAGGCCCCGCAGGACCTGGATCAGGTCCTCGCCCACGGTGTGCTCAGCCCGGGCGGGATGTCGGCCCCGGCCACCTCGCCCAACACCTCCGCAGCACGGCGCAGGCACGCCACCGCCTCGCCCGCACCGCCACCCGGCGGCCGGGAGGAAGAAGGGGTGAAACCCGCGCCATCGCTCATACATCCAAGCTAGAAACCCCGCACAGGCGGTGTCGCAACAAATTTCCCGCCTGTGGACAACCCACGAAATCCCTAGAAGTCCGTCGGGCAGGCAGCCAGCACGGCTCATCGTGACCGGCGGGGTGGAGTCCGTTGATCGACTAACTGGACTGTTGGCCGTATGGAGTCCGTGTCAGCCCTCAGGTGGGGCGTTGTTGCGCCATACGCCGTCGTCGACCTGCTCATACCGCGCGGCGAAGAACTCAGCCGACATCAGCGAGCGGGGATGACCCGCGCGGGGCGGCGGGTTCTCCAGGTCGGACAGGAAAGTGTTGATGTCGGGCTGCACGATGGTCGGCGCGTGGTCGGCCTCGGGATCATGGGCCACCGCGACCCACAGGTTCTCGGTCCGCCGGATCGCCCAACGATCCCCATAGTGCCCACGCAGCAGCGGATCGTTCTCGTTGGTCATCGCTCCACGCCCGCGCCGACCAGAGCCAGGTACGCGGCGAACCGCCAGAAGAGACGGCCCCTTGCGACGCGCTGGTGCTCCAGCGCCGTGAGGTAGGGGCGGATACGGCGACTTCGCCGTGATGTCAGGATGGACATTGTCATCAGCTCCTCGGTAGCTGCTGGCCACGCCCCCGGACGGATGCCCCCGTCGCGGGGGTCGTTTGCTCAGGTGGGACGCTCCCCGCATCGGCGTCCACATGCCCGCCGCTTTTCGCTGCTCAGCGACGTGCTAAGAAGCTAGGCTCGAAACGCGGGTCCGACCCGGAAAAAATTCCGGGATCGCTGGTCTGGGAGAAGCGATCATGCCCATCACTCCCGAGGGGCTAAGCCCTGGGCAGCGTATTGCCTGGTATCGCGTGCGGCGCGGCATGTCCCAGGAAGTTCTGGCCGGGCTCATTGGTCGTACCGCCGATTGGCTAGGCAAGATCGAGAACGACCGTGCGCCGCTAGATCGGCTCAGCGTGATTCGGTCGCTCGCTGATGTCCTTGATGTCTCCGTCCTCGATCTCATCGACAAAAGGACAGGCCGAAGGGTCGCGTCGAGGAACGATCTCGACGTGCAGAGACTTCGGTCAGCCTTGCTTGACTACCGGCAGCTCAGTCCTCTACTTGCCCGTGTACAAAGCGATTCCAAGCCGACGGATCTTCAGGCGTTGCGTCAGGACATCGACTATGTCATGGGCGCCTACCAGGCGTCCGGCTACGGCCGCATGCTCCGTCGACTTCCCGATCTGCTCATTCGCACGCATGCCGCCACCTACGAATACAGCGGGGATAAGCAGGTCACCGCGCAACGGCTCTCAGCCTTGGCTAACCAGGCAGTCGCCACGATTCTGACCAAGCTCGGGGAATCGGACCTCGCGTGGATTTCAGCTCAACGAGGGCTGAAGGCAGCGGAGCAGTCCGGCGATGACGCGATCATCGGTTCCTTGTTCCGGTCAGTAGTTCACTCTCTCCACTCCCACGAACAGCCCCGGGCCTCAGCCGAGATGACACAGCAGGCAGCGGACTTCATTCATGTGCGGATGGACTGGTCGTCGCCGCGCATGCTGTCCATCTATGGGACTTTGCTACTGTCCGGCGTTGTCGCCGCAGCTCGAAGTGGTGACCGAACGACGGCCAAGGCCTACTTTGGACGAAGCTCAGCAGGCAGCGGATCGCCAGGGAAAAGACTCCAACCACCTGTGGACGGCGTTCGGGCCGACAAATGTTGCGGTACATCGCGTAGTGATCGCAATGGCGCTCGGCGATGTGGGAATCGCTCTCGACATAGGGCCAGGCATCGACACATCAGCTTTGCCGGTAGAGCGGCGAGTGCGCCACGCATTCGAGGTCGCGAACGCGCATCTCCGCAGGAACCAGCAGGCCGACGCACTGACACAACTGCTCCAAGCTGAGAAGGTCTCGGCCGAGCAGGTCCACCACCATGTCATGGCACGTCAGCTCGTAGTCCGGATGCTGCGCCGTAAGTCGGGCTATCAGGATCAGAAGCTAGGGGCGCTCGCACGTCGCATGCAGGTTCTCTAACCGATCCCCTAGAGTCACGAAGGTGACAGCTGATCCCACTGCGAACTTTGCGCGCCCCCGAGTCGCCGCCGGCGTCCTGTTCTTCGACGAGCACGACAGAGTTCTCATGGTCGTCCCCTCCTACAAGGACTACCTCGATATCCCCGGCGGCTACATCGAACACGGAGAAACACCCAGAGAGGCCGCGGCCCGTGAGGTACGGGAGGAGCTCGGCATCGCTCCCCCAATCGGCCGACTCCTGGTCACCGACTGGGCACCCAATCCGAAGGAAGGCGACAAGCAGCTGTTCATCTTCGACGGCGGCCTACTCACCCACACCTACCTCGACAAGATCCAGCCGTCCCCTGACGAGCTGACCGGCTACGAGTTCCACGACGTCAACGCCATCCACGAAGCGACCATCCCCCGCCTGGCCCGACGTATCGTCCACGCAACCCAAGCCCGCACCGAGGGCACCACACGCTACCTCGAGCACGGCGAGCACATCCCCGGCTGAAGACCAGCACGCAAGATTCACGTGTTCACAATCCAGGGCAATAAAAAAGGAGGAGGGCCACCCCCACAGGGGCACCCCTCCTCCACAAGAAATGCGCGGCGGCGTCCTACTCTCCCACCCCCACCATGGAGGCAGTACCATCGGCGCTGAGGAACTTAACGACCGGGTTCGAAATGAGACCGGGTGTGACCCCCTCGCAAAAACCACCGCAACCCTAACCCCACACCACGAACCACACGATCCGTGTCGGGAAAACCAAGGGCCGCAACGAGCGGCAATATGAAACTATTCTGATTCGTGTGCGAAATTTCGCCAACACCCACCCATGAACCCAACAGTCCATGAAGGTGTTGATAGTGTGCGCGAGCACCCAGCCATCTGCGGTGGACAAGCCCTCGGCCGATTAGTACCGGTCAGCTCCACCCCTCACAAGGCTTCCACACCCGGCCTATCAACCCAGTCGTCTACTGGGAGCCTTACCCCTCTTAGGGGCAGGAGACCTCATCTCGAAGCAAGCTTCCCACTTAGATGCTTTCAGCGGTTATCCCTCCCGAACGTAGCCAACCAGCCATGCTCCTGGCGGAACAACTGGCACACCAGAGGTTCGTCCGTCCCGGTCCTCTCGTACTAGGGACAGCCCTTCTCAAGTCTCCAACGCGCACAGCGGATAGGGACCGAACTGTCTCACGACGTTCTAAACCCAGCTCGCGTGCCGCTTTAATGGGCGAACAGCCCAACCCTTGGGACCAACTCCAGCCCCAGGATGCGACGAGCCGACATCGAGGTGCCAAACCATCCCGTCGATACGGACTCTTGGGAAGATCAGCCTGTTATCCCGGGGTACCTTTTAGCCGTTGAGCGACACCGCTTCCACACGCCGGTGCCGGATCACTAGTCCCTGCTTTCGCACCTGCTCGACACGTCCGTCTCACAGTCAAGCTCCCTTGTGCACTTACACTCACCACCTGATTGCCAACCAGGCCGAGGGAACCTTTGGGCGCCTCCGTTACCCTTTAGGAGGCAACCGCCCCAGTTAAACTACCCACCAGACACTGTCCCCACCCGGATCACGGGTGCGGGTTAGATGCCCGAAACAGCCAGAGTGGTATTTCACCAACGCCTCCACCACCACTAGCGTGGCGGCTTCACCGGCTCCCACCTATCCTACACAAACCATCCCAAACACCAATGTCAAGCTATAGTGAAGGTCCCGGGGTCTTTCCGTCCTGCTGCGCGAAACGAGCATCTTTACTCGTAGTGCAATTTCACCGGGCCCATGGTTGAGACAGCGGGGAAGTCGTTACGCCATTCGTGCAGGTCGGAACTTACCCGACAAGGAATTTCGCTACCTTAGGATGGTTATAGTTACCACCGCCGTTTACTGGCGCTTAGATTCCCAGCCTCGCAGGATCACTCCTGCTAACCGGTCCTCTTAACGTTCCAGCACCGGGCAGGCGTCAGTCCGTATACCGCGTCTTACGACTTCGCACGGACCTGTGTTTTTAATAAACAGTCGCTTCCCCCTGGTATCTGCGACCCCACCCAGCTCAAGAAGCAAAGTTCCATCACCAGACAGGGCTCCCCTTCTCCAAAGTTACGGGGACAATTTGCCGAGTTCCTTAACCATGGTTCACCCGAACGCCTCGGTATTCTCTACCAGACCACCTGCGTCGGTTTCGGGTACGGGCCGCCCACACACTCGCTAGAGGCTTTTCTCGACAGCACGGGATCACTCACTTCACCACAAACGGCTCGACATCACGCCTCACCCCTGATGGAGCACGGATTTGCCTATGCTCCGGGCTACACGCTTATCCCGGGACAACCACCGCCCGGTAGAGCTACCCTCCTGCGTCACCCCATCACTTACCTACTACCCTCCTGGGTCCCACGCCTCCACGACAGCGCACCCGAAGGCACACCACCGCTTCAGTGGTGGTTAGCATCAAAGGACTCGGTACTGGGCGCGTGTGAACGGGTACGGGAATATCAACCCGTTATCCATCGACTACGCCTGTCGGCCTCGCCTTAGGCCCCGACTCACCCTGGGCGGATTAACCTGCCCCAGGAACCCTTAGTCAATCGGCGCCGGAGTTTCCCACTCCGGTTTCGCTACTCATGCCTGCATTCTCACTCGCACACCCTCCACCCCTAGGTCACCCCGAGGCTTCACCGGACGCACGACGCTCCCCTACCAACCAACACGTATGTGTCGGCTCCACAGCTTCGGCGGTGTGCTTCAGCCCCGCTACATTATCGGCGCAGAATCACTTGACCAGTGAGCTATTACGCACTCTTTAAAGGATGGCTGCTTCTAAGCCAACCTCCTGGTTGTCTCAGCAACTCCACAACCTTTCCCACTTAGCACACGCTTAGGGGCCTTAGCTGATGATCTGGGCTGTTTCCCTCTCGACTACGAAGCTTATCCCCGCAGTCTCACTGCCGCGCTATAACTTAAACCGGCATTCGGAGTTTAGCTGACCTCAGTAACCTTGTCGGGCCCATCAGCCAACCAGTCGCTCTACCTCCGGCAAGCAACACACGACGCTGCACCTAAATGCATTTCGGGGAGAACCAGCTATCACGGAGTTTGATTGGCCTTTCACCCTACCCACAGCTCATCCCCAGGTTTTCAACCCTGGTGGGTTCGGGCCTCCACGACCTCTTACAGCCGCTTCACCCTGGCCATGGGTAGATCACCCCGCTTCGGGTCTACAGCATGCGACTCACATTCGCCCTCTTCAGACTCGCTTTCGCTACGGCTACCCCACCCGGGTTAACCTCGCCACACACCATAACTCGCAGGCTCATTCTTCAAAAGGCACGCCATCACCCCACCCGAAGGCAAAGCTCTGACGGCTTGACAGCACACGGTTTCAGGTACTATTTCACGACCCTCACCGGGGCACTTTTCACCTTTCCCTCACGGTACTTGTGCACTATCGGTCACCAGGACGTATTCAGGCTTGACAGGTGGTCCTGCCAGATTCACACGGAATTCCTCGGGCTCCGCGCTACTCGGGAAAACACCAACGCGTCGACTGCCGCTTCACCTACGGGACTCTCACCCACTCCGGCACCGCTTCCCAACGGCTTCGGCTACAACAATCGACCAACGCGCCCAGTCGGCAGACCAGGCCAGATGCATCCCACAACCCCGCACACGCAACAACTGCCGTCTCTCACACGCGCACGGTTTAGCCACCATCCCCTTTCGCTCACCACTACTCAGGGAATCACTGTTGTTTTCTCTTCCTACGGGTACTGAGATGTTTCACTTCCCGCGTCACCACCAACCGCCCTATACATTCAGACGGCGGCAACCCGACACAACTCGGGCTAGGTTCCCCCATTCGGACACCCACGGATCACAGCTCGGTTGACAGCTCCCGCGGCCTATCGCGGCCTCCCACGTCCTTCATCGGCGCCTGGTGCCAAGGCATCCACCGTATGCCACACTAACTTGGCCACCACAGATACAAGATGCTCGCGCACACTATCCACGAATCAAAACACCAGCCACACACCCAACCACAACCCACCAGCACGGTCACACCCAACCCCACATACCGAGGAACACCTCAGCCGTGGAGACGGCGGCCCTGCCGGGTCTTCGTCAGGGTGGCACCCAGGAACACAACCAACGGTTGCATCCTCAGACACCCAACAGCGCGCCCCCGGCCTTCCAGAACCAGGGGAAGTTCGTTCTTCTGCTCAGCCATCCCGACACCAACCAACGCCCCCAAAGGAGCATCAGCCACCATGCCGGGTCCACTTTCGAGTCCGCCGACCGCCACCGACCACAACAGCCGATGCCACGACCAGCCAAATAAGACTCCTTAGAAAGGAGGTGATCCAGCCGCACCTTCCGGTACGGCTACCTTGTTACGACTTCGTCCCAATCGCCAGCCCCACCTTCACCCACTCCCCCAGCAAGCTGGTTAGGCCGCAGGTTTCGGGTGTTGCCGACTTTCATGACGTGACGGGCGGTGTGTACAAGGCCGGGAACGTATTCACCGCGGCACTGCTGATCCGCGATTACTAGCGACTCCACCTTCATGGGTCGAGTTGCAGACCCCAATCCGAACTGAGACCGGCTTTTAGGGATTCGCTCCACCTCACGGCATCGCACGCCCACTGTACCGGCCATTGTAGCATGTTTGCAGCCCAAGACATAAGGGGCATGATGACTTGACGTCATCCCCACCTTCCTCCGAGTTGACCCCGGCAGTCTCCCATGAGTCCCCACCATCACGTGCTGGCAACATGGAACAAGGGTTGCGCTCGTTGCGGGACTTAACCCAACATCTCACGACACGAGCTGACGACAGCCATGCACCACCTGTCACCGATCCCAAAAGGACCCACCGTCTCCGATGGTTTACCGGTGATGTCAAACCTTGGTAAGGTTCTTCGCGTTGCGTCGAATTAAGCAACATGCTCCGCCGCTTGTGCGGGCCCCGTCAATTCCTTTGAGTTTTAGCCTTGCGGCCGTACTCCCAGGCGGGGCGCTTAATGCGTTAGCTACGGCACGGGAACCGTGGAAAGCCCCCACACCTAGCGCCCAACGTTTACGGCGTGGACTACCAGGGTATCTAATCCTGTTCGCTCCCCACGCTTTCGCTCCTCAGCGTCAGGTAAGGCCCAGAGACCCGCCTTCGCCACCGGTGTTCCTCCTGATATCTGCGCATTTCACCGCTACACCAGGAATTCCAGTCTCCCCTACCTACCTCTAGCATGCCCGTATCCACTGCAAAACCAGGGTTAAGCCCCAGCCTTTCACAGCAGACGCGACACACCGCCTACGAGCTCTTTACGCCCAATAATTCCGGACAACGCTCGGACCCTACGTATTACCGCGGCTGCTGGCACGTAGTTAGCCGGTCCTTATTCCCCACCTACCGTCAACCCAAGAAAACCCGGGCCTGCGTGAGTGGTAAAAGAGGTTTACAACCCGAAGGCCGTCATCCCCACGCGGCGTCGCTGCGTCAGGCTTTCGCCCATTGCGCAAGATTCCCCACTGCTGCCTCCCGCAGGAGTCTGGGCCGTGTCTCAGTCCCAGTGTGGCCGGTCGCCCTCTCAGGCCGGCTACCCGTAATCGCCTTGGTAGGCCTTCACCCCACCAACAAGCTGATAGGCCGCGAGCCC contains:
- a CDS encoding HNH endonuclease signature motif containing protein is translated as MGEDLIQVLRGLDEVKLAAADAAGVFEARGGLVGSGQFRLSHWLQHTAHRSPAEARQLASLAHRSAHLEESEQAYQQGEISLAKLERIAHWVNEGLACRSVQRWPEAEAFAHTAEGPLLGLACEPGVTVWGLDQVGRRLRYTLDPARQEKEYQDRYAGRGARFIRGMDDSFHLEAWGDEASGDVLRNALDAFLAPPATEGEERSSYQRTHDALVEMCQTVVELPAEQAPRRRAGANPVALVVGLDLLQGQEGAGPAVSEYGTLWPASAARAHASDGVLRRVVCDPVSGQPLDVGYAQRLFSPAVRTALLVQRQRCAWEGGCDRLIAWCQADHKVAWWDGGPSDLSNAQPLCRFHNLEKEHRRARERGWAQRPRPRHRPHPPHPPPPRAPGGPELPHRTDRPDRGARPPAEDTGGGEGGADPPPDDTV
- a CDS encoding NUDIX domain-containing protein, translated to MTADPTANFARPRVAAGVLFFDEHDRVLMVVPSYKDYLDIPGGYIEHGETPREAAAREVREELGIAPPIGRLLVTDWAPNPKEGDKQLFIFDGGLLTHTYLDKIQPSPDELTGYEFHDVNAIHEATIPRLARRIVHATQARTEGTTRYLEHGEHIPG